From Longimicrobiales bacterium, one genomic window encodes:
- a CDS encoding M28 family peptidase has protein sequence MKKTWFATLGLSILLTTQPLEAQTFPTDDPVIRGMWQEGMEDGSQIFDLAQALLDSIGPRLLGSTGFDRAGDWVMSKYADWGIDVEKEVWGSWRGWERGYSHIDLISPRVRSLSGMIMAWSPGTEGPVDADVVILPRFNNEAEFEAWLPQARGKMVAISFAQPTCRAPESWVEHATESSWARMQEERAAAQSAWGQSIRAIGDGLEARLEEAGAVALFTSRWSNAWGADKIFSANTTRIPTAHLSCEDYGLLARMAERGQAPRVRMDAQSEFTGDRPAFNIVGMIRGTELPDEYVMLSAHLDSWDGASGATDNGTGTIMMMEAMRILQATYPNPRRSIIVGHWGGEEQGLLGSTAFREDHPEVVDGMQVGFNQDNGTWRVDFIRMQGFLGAGAHFARWFSSMPNEITDQVELDAPSVPEGIPLPGRAGRSPGGGSDHMAFTCIPIPVFRFQSNYPDYRQYTWHTNIDTFDKLIFDDLRHNATLAAMTAYMASEDPDRVPRDTRLLPVNPRTGQPGTWPQCRPSRRAYGN, from the coding sequence ATGAAGAAGACGTGGTTCGCGACGCTGGGGCTTTCGATACTCCTGACGACTCAGCCTCTCGAGGCTCAGACATTCCCCACGGATGACCCAGTGATCCGTGGCATGTGGCAGGAGGGGATGGAAGATGGTTCGCAGATCTTTGATCTGGCGCAGGCGCTCCTCGACTCGATCGGCCCCCGGCTGCTTGGCTCGACCGGCTTCGACCGTGCCGGAGATTGGGTAATGTCGAAGTACGCCGACTGGGGCATCGATGTTGAGAAAGAGGTGTGGGGGTCTTGGCGTGGCTGGGAGCGAGGCTACTCTCATATCGACCTGATCTCGCCTCGAGTCCGATCTCTTTCCGGCATGATCATGGCCTGGAGCCCCGGCACGGAGGGACCTGTCGACGCGGATGTCGTCATTCTCCCCCGCTTCAACAACGAAGCGGAGTTTGAGGCCTGGCTCCCCCAGGCCCGCGGGAAGATGGTGGCGATCTCGTTTGCTCAGCCGACCTGCCGAGCTCCCGAGTCTTGGGTTGAGCACGCGACGGAATCATCGTGGGCGCGGATGCAGGAAGAGCGTGCTGCGGCTCAGAGTGCATGGGGTCAGTCGATTCGTGCGATCGGTGACGGACTCGAGGCTCGGCTCGAAGAGGCGGGCGCTGTCGCACTGTTCACGTCACGCTGGTCCAATGCCTGGGGTGCGGACAAGATTTTCTCCGCGAACACGACGCGGATACCCACGGCTCACCTCAGCTGTGAGGATTACGGACTACTCGCTCGTATGGCCGAGCGCGGCCAAGCGCCTCGTGTCCGAATGGACGCGCAGTCTGAATTCACTGGGGATCGCCCAGCGTTCAACATCGTCGGCATGATCCGCGGTACAGAACTGCCTGACGAATACGTGATGTTGAGCGCCCATCTTGATTCATGGGACGGCGCGTCCGGCGCCACGGACAACGGCACCGGCACCATCATGATGATGGAGGCGATGCGTATCCTGCAGGCGACGTATCCGAACCCGCGGCGATCGATCATCGTGGGTCACTGGGGCGGGGAGGAGCAGGGACTCCTCGGGTCGACGGCCTTCCGCGAAGACCACCCCGAAGTGGTGGATGGAATGCAGGTTGGGTTCAACCAGGACAACGGTACCTGGAGAGTCGACTTCATTCGGATGCAGGGATTCCTTGGAGCCGGTGCGCACTTCGCACGGTGGTTCTCGTCGATGCCGAACGAGATCACCGACCAGGTCGAGCTCGATGCGCCGAGTGTCCCGGAGGGGATCCCGCTGCCCGGTAGAGCCGGGCGGAGCCCTGGGGGTGGCAGTGATCACATGGCTTTCACGTGCATCCCCATTCCCGTGTTCCGCTTCCAGTCGAACTATCCTGACTACCGCCAGTACACGTGGCACACGAACATCGACACGTTTGACAAGCTGATCTTCGACGATTTGCGTCATAACGCGACACTCGCAGCCATGACCGCGTATATGGCGTCTGAGGATCCTGATCGCGTCCCACGTGACACGCGGCTACTTCCGGTTAATCCCCGAACGGGTCAGCCTGGTACATGGCCACAGTGTCGTCCGTCGCGACGCGCCTACGGGAACTGA